A stretch of the Candidatus Zixiibacteriota bacterium genome encodes the following:
- a CDS encoding aromatic amino acid hydroxylase: MPIVREQFLPVTVISGILIKQRGRELSSSESLLLLGNKHGGIVGMQPVQSKKKSEPYFSDNPQVSRLPNHLLQFAVDQNYSQYTAVDHAVWRYIMRQNCHFLKENAHKVYFKGLLETGIDLDSIPSIDDMNRILGQIGWGAVAVDGFIPPVAFMEYQAYKVLVIACDMRQIHHIDYTPAPDIVHEAAGHAPIIVDSEYSAYLQRFGEIGAKAMSSKKDFELYEAIRSLSILKEIPNTSATDIASAEKLVKERQANLGEPSEMALLSRLHWWTVEFGLIGPMDKPKIYGAGLLSSIGESVTCLEDHIKKIPYSVDAASFPFDITTQQPQLFVTPDFDHLKMVLEQFADTMAFRRGGTEGLQKAIDSHNTGTAVYSSGLQVSGVFTDILTHRGDPIYLKTTGPTTLAINESLLPGHGRDYHKDGFGSPVGNFKNVPRPPEDLDDSGLALCNVVLGKVGTLAFESGIKVLGRLEKIERRNGKLLLLSFSDCSVVYGDSVLFRPDWGTYDMAIGAKIISVFSGAADMDAHEQIALVSKTRTVKVTYDDETRRLQKLYGLLRAMRENQESLADLPDLWNTVKAEHPDDWLLSLEVVELLEARKLFPELKAQVRAYLETKAKSEKEYSKLIADGLNLSGNLKAR; the protein is encoded by the coding sequence ATGCCGATAGTTAGAGAACAATTCTTGCCCGTGACTGTTATTTCGGGTATACTTATAAAGCAAAGAGGCCGAGAGCTTTCGAGTAGTGAAAGTCTGCTTCTTTTAGGCAACAAGCATGGAGGTATAGTCGGCATGCAACCAGTTCAGAGCAAAAAAAAGAGCGAGCCGTATTTTAGCGACAACCCCCAAGTTTCTCGCTTGCCGAATCATCTTCTCCAATTTGCCGTAGATCAAAATTACTCTCAGTATACTGCTGTCGATCATGCTGTCTGGCGTTATATCATGCGTCAGAACTGCCATTTTCTCAAAGAAAATGCACATAAAGTATATTTCAAAGGATTGCTTGAGACCGGAATCGATTTGGATAGCATTCCAAGCATCGACGACATGAATCGGATTCTCGGCCAAATTGGCTGGGGGGCTGTTGCTGTCGATGGTTTTATTCCACCAGTCGCCTTTATGGAATACCAAGCTTATAAGGTGCTTGTCATCGCCTGCGATATGCGCCAGATACATCATATCGACTATACTCCGGCTCCTGATATAGTCCATGAAGCGGCTGGGCATGCGCCTATTATAGTCGATTCTGAATATTCGGCGTACTTGCAGCGTTTTGGAGAAATTGGCGCAAAAGCGATGTCTTCAAAGAAGGACTTCGAACTCTATGAGGCGATTCGCTCCCTTTCTATTTTGAAAGAGATTCCAAATACCTCTGCCACAGATATTGCCTCCGCCGAGAAACTGGTAAAAGAACGTCAGGCGAATTTAGGAGAGCCTTCTGAAATGGCGCTTTTGTCACGTCTGCATTGGTGGACGGTCGAGTTTGGACTGATAGGTCCGATGGATAAACCAAAAATCTATGGCGCCGGATTGCTTTCATCTATTGGAGAGTCGGTGACTTGTCTTGAGGATCATATCAAGAAAATCCCCTACTCTGTCGATGCGGCTAGTTTTCCATTCGATATAACGACACAACAGCCTCAGCTTTTTGTTACGCCGGATTTTGATCACCTCAAAATGGTACTCGAACAGTTTGCAGATACTATGGCTTTCCGCCGCGGAGGAACCGAAGGTCTTCAAAAAGCCATTGATTCACACAACACCGGGACGGCTGTCTATTCATCGGGATTACAAGTCTCAGGCGTTTTCACCGACATTCTCACACACCGCGGCGACCCGATTTATCTGAAAACGACCGGCCCGACAACTCTTGCAATCAATGAGTCGCTTCTTCCCGGTCATGGAAGAGATTATCATAAAGACGGTTTTGGCTCTCCGGTCGGCAATTTCAAAAATGTTCCGCGTCCGCCGGAAGATCTCGATGACAGCGGGCTTGCGCTCTGCAATGTAGTACTTGGAAAAGTCGGAACGCTTGCTTTTGAAAGCGGAATAAAAGTCCTCGGCCGTCTTGAGAAAATCGAACGGCGCAATGGCAAACTGCTTCTGCTGTCATTTAGCGACTGCTCGGTAGTCTATGGCGACTCCGTTCTTTTCCGTCCCGATTGGGGAACGTACGATATGGCTATCGGCGCAAAAATTATCTCTGTCTTCAGCGGCGCGGCGGATATGGACGCCCATGAACAGATAGCTTTGGTCTCAAAAACGCGGACGGTCAAAGTCACATATGACGATGAAACCCGCCGCCTGCAAAAGTTGTATGGCCTGTTGCGAGCGATGAGGGAAAACCAGGAAAGCCTTGCTGATCTTCCCGATCTCTGGAACACAGTTAAGGCAGAGCATCCAGACGACTGGCTTCTGTCGCTTGAAGTAGTCGAGCTGCTCGAAGCAAGAAAACTGTTCCCTGAACTAAAAGCCCAGGTTCGGGCGTATCTTGAAACTAAAGCAAAGTCAGAAAAAGAGTATTCGAAACTTATCGCTGACGGCCTCAACCTCTCGGGTAATCTCAAGGCGCGGTAG